Below is a window of Anas platyrhynchos isolate ZD024472 breed Pekin duck chromosome 21, IASCAAS_PekinDuck_T2T, whole genome shotgun sequence DNA.
AttgttgaaggaaaaaaaaaaaaagaaaaaaaacaacaaaaaaaacagtgtctaAGAATAGCTCCTAAAACTTCCTGTGCGCCGGCAggtggctggggcaggcagcggggGCGGGAGGCAGCTGCGGGGCTCGGCGGCGCCGTGTGCCCATGGGGtgagggggtcccgggggtcccgGCCCCACTGCCACCAACGAGGGCCGATTCTAGCCCAATTTGGCAAGTTTGGCAGAGGTCGGAGGTGCTGAGGTTGTGCGTGCCCGAAGCTGGAAGGGCTGAGGGTGGCAGGGTGAGGACGAGCCCCGCGGTGTCCCCGCAGCGTCCCGTGGGGATACTTCCACGGGTGGCAGTGGGGGGCACGAGCTCCGGGTGTTtttgcagccctgctggggcacggagaggcagcagagctcgTGTGGCTGTGGGTCCAGCTTGGCCTTCTGTTTTTGACCCCTAAAATACAAGGGGATGCTCCCTCCTGTGGCAGAAAGCCAACACCCAtggtggaaaacaaaaatacccgCGGTGCCCAGcgagctgggggtgctgggggctcccaCGCGGGGCTGggaaatggaaaagggaaaCCCCAGGGAAAATAAACGAGTTTCGGGTGCCTGGAGAAACAAAACGTcccaaaagagccccaaaagcCCCCAGGAGAGCGGCGCCACTCGGCTGCTGCACGGAGAGGCAGGATGAGGCCGGGTGGTGAAGCcccagctgggctgggtgcACTGGGAAATGCAGGTGCCCGGTGGGAATCCTGGCCCCACAGCATCCCCACCCGGTGCCGTACCCCTCCGTGGGGCCAAGGTGCAGGAAAAGGAGCCGCTAAAACGTGGGGGGACTTTGCAGGGGGCTCCCCCCTTGCTGCGGTGCGCACTCGGCCCTTGTTTTTGGGTGCTGGGGTGCACGGCGTGGGAGATAACAGCCAGCATCCTCTGGGGAAGGCGAGGTAGCAAAAAGGGCACTGGGCCGGGCTGATAACGGGCACGTGCTGCGGCCAGGGCTCGGAGCTGCCCCGGGGTGGCCACGGTGCCGTCACCACGGCCCCTTGGCTCTGGTGGCAGGAGCGGGGCCGTGCCCGGCGTCTGCACCCGAGGCCGGGGGTGGAGCCCCCTCCACCCACAGCGCTGCCGAGGGCAAATTCAATCAAGGAAGCTGAGGTCGCGCgtctgatttttctctctcgtgttgttgttttttttttttctcttcaaaaaaaaaagccaaacaactTTGTTTGTGAGTCACTCTTGGCCGAGGGAGTTCAGCTCCACTCTGCATGTCAAGCAGGCTGGCGCATCCCTGTTTCGCACAGATGCTGCTGGAAGGCACCGTGCGAGGCTCTGACTCAGCCCGCCCGGAGTCACCGGCCCCGCTCGCCCGCTGCCAAATTCCTCGCCCCGCGGGCAGAGCCCTGGGAGGCTCTGGAGACCCGAAAAATCCTGGGGCACGGCGCGGTGAAAACCACAGGCTCTTCGAAGTGCTCAGGACACATCCTTGCATCACTTGGGATCACTCGGATCCTCGTGGTGGCTCTTTCCtcggctgcggggctgctccagcaccgGCACACCCTGGTGCTGTCCCCATGCCCAAAACGCCCGGCACCGCGGTGGGCACCCGGCACCGCCGGGACAGCCCTGTCCCCACGCTGCTCTCACGCTTACAGCATCGACAGGAGGCAGCCGAGGGGAGGAAGCAGGAAGAAagcacggccccgccgccaccaGCGGGCTCCCCGTAACCCCCGGGCTGCCCGGTGCCCGTGGCACTGCCCTCCCGTGCCACCCGAGCGGGCGCCCTCGGCTCTTGGCCGGCACGGAGCAGCGGCGGGGAGAGCAGCCGGGCCTTGGCGGGGCTTTCCCAAAAAAGGTCTGAACTCTTCGTTTGAGTTTGCCACTTCCCTTACCACTCCCTTTCCTGTGAGAGGATGTGTTcggcttcttttcttttctcttactttcttcttttctctcccgTCTCCCTGCCCGCCGAGCCGGGCGATGCCACGCTCCCGCCGCTGAGGCTGCCGGGCCGAGCCCAGCCGGGTGCCGGCGGCGGCGTGGCGATGGCCGGAGCGCAGGTAGGGACGGATGCGCTGCGGTGCTGGCCCTTTGGGGACGTCGGGGCTGCCCCTGGGACGTCCCAACGGGGGCCGGGTGGGTGCAGGGGGGCTCGGCgaggcggggccggggcgggcgcggggcgCGGCGCTCGGTTGCGCCCCGATTTGTggccggaggaggaggaagaggaggatgaggaggatgcCCCGGCGCTGCCACGGTGGCTGCAGGCACCGTGCCCAGCTCAGGGAGCACGGGGTGCGTGCGGGGGCATCGCCCCCACCGCTTGGGTCAGCGCTCGCCGTGGCTTTGCTGCGTGGTGTCGGGGTGCGTGGGGCCTCTTGCAGCCGCTGTGGGGCGGTTTTGGTGCCTTTGGCCAGGGCCAGCAGTGCCACATGGTGCCTGGGGGCCGAGCCGACACCATGACGGCCCCAATAAGGAGGCagccagcctggggaaggggacatTTCCCTTCCAAAGCGATTTTGGGGCAGCTTCCGTCGTGCGCAGCCAAAAAGGGGGCTTGGAGCTATGAAAGGCACCGGGGTGGCACGGCCACGGCCCCGCCGTTGGTGCGCTCTGCGTTGGGATGGGGAGAGCTGCGGGGCGGCACCGGGCGAAGCCCCCGGGGAGCTCGGGGAGCTGCCTGGGTGGGGACGAGGGTGGCTGTCGGGGCGTCTCTTGCCTCTGCTTGGGAAACGTCCCCTTTTCGGCCGCCTTCCTCTTTTCGCAGCCTCGTGCGCGCCCGCGCCTCCCCTCCGGCACCGCGCGGCCCCGCTTCCTGATCCGCCGGCCCCGGTGGCCCCATCCCTGCGGCcccgtccccctgtccccaaccCTCGGGCACCCCACGGCCTCCTGCTCTTTGCCCCGGGGCCGCCTGGATCAGGGTGTTCCCAGCACCCGGTTTTCCCCCGTGTTTGCcccgtccccgcagcccccttgCTGTAATTCGCGCCCCGGTCACTGCCGGTTTGCTGTGGGATTTTGCTGCCTGCGGGCAGGGGGGAGAGCGGCTGGGGGGAGTGAAGGGGGTGGGTCTGGGAGAAGCAAAGCcaagggggaaataaaaaaaaaaaggaaaaaaaagaaaaaacaccaaaaaaaaaaggaggattttGAAATGCACCTGACAGCAGCGCTGTCTGAGGGCGCAGAGCCCGCTGCCGAGCCGGGTGACAAGGTCACAGCCGTCCTGCCAGCACTCGGGTCTATAAATAGGGACAATTGGGAGAGAAACACAGCCTCGCTCCTTTTTAGTTCCTGTGGGAGCGAGGGGAGCCAGCGGGAGGGTTCCAAGGGCCGGGGCCAGGAGCTCGCTGAAGGCTCTGCCAtggggtggccgtgcccggGGAGGGGGCGACCGCAGCCCCCGGTCCTTGCAGCCTTGGTGCACGGCTCTGAGCGCCTGCCACCAGCATCATCCTGCTCAGCCTGTCCCCAAAACCCCGGACCCGTGGCAGGATGTTGACCCAGGGGGATGAGACGAGGGGTAATGGGGTCGGGGCTGCTTCAGGCCAGGGCTgccgggggctgtggggtgggcgAGCGGGGTGAGCCGTGATGGAGAGCTCTGGGCTCAGTCAGCGTTTGGCACCCCTCAGGTCTGGTTTGGTGCCGGGAGCTCGGAGAACTTCCCCCCCTGTTTCCTTCCACTCACATGATGCCGCAGAGCAGCTCTGacttccccatccccaaaatGTGGCTCCCTGGGGCCCAGCCATGGCACGGGGCACGGCTGGGGGCGGGTGAGGCTCAGCCCCACTCCCTGCCTGGCCCCACTGCTGCGTGCAAGGCTCAGCACCCCCAATCCCCTTGCTGTAAGCCAAACACAGCATTGCAGAGCCAAAATTTGGGGGCATCGagcctggggccagcccagaacagcccccaggagccctgcacccatgggtgcctgGCAGGGCGCAGCCATCACCCTGCCAGCAAAGCACCAGAGGGGTCCCAGCGTGGCGTGGAGCGCACCCACTGCCTCGctttcccctcctcctttccttttcacttccttttcttGCCCCGTTTCTGCCCGCCGTGCCCCAACCCGCAGCGTGCCAAGGGCCCTTCCCAGCATGGAGCAGCCCTGCCCGAGCTGCTTCCCTCGGGGATGGGTGCTGGCCGCGGGGGTAACGCGGTGCCCCCCCTCTGGCTTCCCACAGGCTCCatccaggaggctgcagggacGCTAGCGGGGCTGTGCCGGCGCCACGGGTGACGACCCGCAGCCTGGGAGGAGCGGCGAGCAGCAGAAGGGCCCCCGCAGCACGACCCCCCCACGTCCACCGTGTATGAGGCTGGGACGCAGGTGAGACAGAgaccggggccgggggggtggcTGATGGTGAGCGGGAGCCCAAAATAAATCACGGTGCTGGGGTCCCGCGTTCAGCTCCGTGCTTGTACCGGTGGTGGCACCCACAGCACGGACccaaaaactgctttttttttttttgggggggggaaactGGTGCCGGTGTCCTGCCCGCAGCTCGCTCACCCCCCTCTCCATGTGCCCCCCAGTACGCAGGACCCGCGTCCGCAGAGACACCCCTTCCGATGTCCCGGCATGAGACTTCTCCGACAACGGTGCAACCCGCCAGCAACCACCGCCCCAAcgcctgctgcttctgctggtgctgctgctgcagttgctCGTGGTACGTGTGTGGCCCCCCCCCTCTCACCTCTGGGATGTTTCTGTGCGCGTGGGGTTTGTAGGGGGGTGTTTGGACCTGGAGGGGACCAGGAAATCAGCCGGGCTGTTGTGGGGAGGGGTACACACGTTGCTGGCGTCTACGCAGAGCCTGGGGAGCTCCGCTGCCCTTCTGCTTCATCCCAAATCTTGGCCCCCCCTCCTGGGGCACCCGGCTGCTCCGGGCAGGTCTCATGGCCAGGAGCAGGAGCTCTGTGCGTGGTGCTGTGCGGAGCTGGGCCCAGGTGCTGCCCGAAGCCAGGCCACCACCAGCTGCTCGCCGTCGGCTGCGCCTCCCCTCCTCTCCGAGGATTCCCAGCTCTGTTTTCTCGCTGGATGAACGGATTTTGGGGAGCCCGCCTGCTCTTCTCCATCCTCCGTGTCAGCCTGCTGAGATCCCTGATGTGGCCACCGACAGCATCAAGCCCGGAGGAGCATCCAGACCTGGAGCTGAGCCCTGTGCACCCCCACGGCACACCCCAGCGCTGGCACGGCAGCACTCTGTCACTCCACAGCACTGCCACACCGCGGCCCCAAAAGCCTCTGCTGTGTCCTTGGGGCCCCAGCTCCTCGCCAGCTCCGTTTCCTCCACCTCCCAACACGGCGAGGCCCcggagcagctcccagctcccctcACTGCCAGCCCCAGGCTCGGGCACGGGCAGCgtgccacctccctgcctccctcctcggTGTCCGCGAGAGCTCACGAGCAGAGATGGGACAGAAAAACCccacagaaagcaagaaaggacCGGGATGAGCCATCCCCGGGCTCGGCAGGGCCGGGTGACAAACCCTTTGGGGACAGCGTGGGCAGGGACGTGCCCGCAGCCGCAGCCACCGCGCCACGGCTTCGCCCACCCTCCCGCTGccgagggggggggagaagTTTGCAGGGCCGACGTTGTGCGAGCGCCGAGGGGCAGTGTCGCAAGCAGGAAGCTCTGTGGTTGGCGCCGGGCTCCGAAATTCGCGGGGGGAAGTTGGCTGGAGGCCGCTTTCCTCTCGCAGCGTGGGGGCGAGGAGCGGAGAGCGCAGGGGGGACGCCGGTGCCCCGGTGTCTCCGTCGTGCGTGCGCTCCGGATCCGGGTTGGGGCATCCCCGGCGCAGCAAGAGCGCAGGGTTCAGCCCATTGCCATCCCAAATTTATCCCTGCTGCGTGCTTCCTGCACAAACCGGGACCCGCTGGCAGCTGGAGAGGGTGATaacccagcccagcaccctgcccacagCGTCCTGCAGCCACTTTTTGGTGGCGTGGTGCACGCCGGCTGCACCTGGCTGCTGAtctctgcaggtgctgctgcccgGCCCCGGTTCAGCCCCGGTTCAGCGGTGCCCCGAGCGCAGGAAATCATTGCACGAGCGGGGTGGAATTGCACAAGAAGGGagccggggtgctgggggcgggcagggtgctgctgcaCCCAGGGAAGAGCCGGGGGTGTGGGCTGTGGGTGCCCACGGAGGAAATTTCTCATCCAGGAGTTAtcggggatggggtgggggcagcagccccggcccctgccGCCCGTTTCTACCTTTCCGTCTCCCCGTTAGGAACGAGGACCGGGAGCGAGCATGGAGGGCGTCTCGGGAGACCAAACTGGAGACCATCCCAAACTGTGAAGCGTGGTGAGTGCAGGGGCAGCGCCGGGGGCACGGCACAATTCGGCACGGCACAGCACAAtttggcacggcacggcacaggGAGCTGTGCGCCGAGCCTCCTGTGGCACCCACGGGGGTCAGGACGGGGGTGCCAGCACCAAGCCCCTGCTCCCTTGGGCATGGGATGGACCCCTCAGCACACAGCCCACCCGTGGGTGCTCTGTGCAGCACCTggtgcagcacccaggggtCAGGTGTGTTAATTAGCCAACAGTAATTACTGCCCCTGCCTTGCTGTAGCGGGGAGGGTTTGCAGGGAGCAGCCGTGCCCTGAGCCTGGTTTCTCCCCGAGTGGCTCGGACCCGCCAGCAGTGCAGCTCGGCACTGTGCTCCCTCCTGTCTTAGTGCAAAACCAGCAGCAAAATGGGTAAAATTTGGGGAAATTCAGCTTAAAGCGAGCCCAGGGTCCAGCCTGGCCGAACAGAGCCCGGACAAACCCCGTGAGCGCTTCTGGGGAGCTCCAGGAGCCCTGCAATGAGCGGAGCCTGAGCAGCAGGTGCACAAGGGGTGcatttggggtggtttgggggtcCCCAGGGACCCTCCCTGTTGTAGGGGATGCGCACGGAGCCACGGGTGGGGAATCCCCAgccctccagccccatcccacatCCCGCTCCAGCGGTAATGCTTTTCCCTTTGCCTCCCCCCTATCCCGGCGACCCCGCAGCGCCAAACCCACGCCCGAGGAGGTGCGGGGCTGGGCACAGTCCTTCGACAAGCTGATGAAGAGCCCGGCGGGCCGCAACGTCTTCCGGGAGTTCTTGCGGACTGAGTACAGCGAGGAGAACATGCTCTTCTGGCTGGCGTGCGAGGAGCTCAAAACCGAGTGCAACAAACACACCATCGACGAGAAGGCCAGGATGATCTACGAGGACTACATCTCCATCCTCTCGCCCAAG
It encodes the following:
- the RGS19 gene encoding regulator of G-protein signaling 19; the protein is MSRHETSPTTVQPASNHRPNACCFCWCCCCSCSWNEDRERAWRASRETKLETIPNCEACAKPTPEEVRGWAQSFDKLMKSPAGRNVFREFLRTEYSEENMLFWLACEELKTECNKHTIDEKARMIYEDYISILSPKEVSLDSRVREVINRKMQEPSSHTFDDAQLQIYTLMHRDSYPRFLNSAIYKSLLQSVSRSSSES